The following proteins come from a genomic window of Micavibrio aeruginosavorus EPB:
- a CDS encoding YhdP family protein — protein sequence MNQRTLGILRKIGLATVEVVMVLAVLLVLAAVALMLRLQAGSLDIAFAKSFLQTELSDIDPSIAVEMDHVLLEWSQIDSRPRITLQNVRLVNRADSRTMLGMDSLGLSLARGRLLLGQVVPRAVFIDRPLLTVVRTADRKFTLGLDDGAMPDTDMPEAQSEFLFNLLDTLSQDVDDMPVDWPMKSLRMVRVTGARMMVEDYAVQQSWLIPRLDVMFRKGRDGLLATSTLWIEQDRGDANIMLDAAYDRDSKTLMARLNVQSISTPFLATKFPELAWLQGQDIPLQGTVELAMDSGLSLHTANFNLQVMAGQVSLPDLYDAPLAFENMNVKASFNRTDRIFHIEDVSVQVGGLAVSAQADVSGNPDVGFTAPITLRIPDLPQASVAPLWPKVLAEKSITPWVLDHLSGGRVHDAEIKVSLKAQKSVAPETGEDVAGEMDVTVDALTADFGIENMDIDYRAPLMKVKAANGSGHFDIKTDTLSFKVDKAALGDMAVSEGTVVIDTVTGDGVGTADIDLRLTGPLKTVFEYIRAEPIEAGRDFPVPLEKVAGDADLKIGVDLPTAEHVKEEDVKVTVDGTLNNVVMPGLVSGLDVAGTGLVMKMAGNEVSVEGQGKISGRDMKFRWAQFLSTAGQPYNYQVVAETVIDPELRAHFGADLADWVAGSAPAKITYTEKQDGSVAIDLNIDATPATLMVKPFKYEKKPAVPATASARVNLGPGGVLRDIQNLSITTPDAKVDNAILNFRQAKEGPQISSGKFPNARLGATRGTLEFTQGADDILRLNVTGQSFDARPFLDNDGKAGQQPAQDGPAIVALVQVPVMLTNKDQSIKNAKVDLEMDRRSEVTKLDVDAAVGKGTLTFRYKPDSTGRMVLTIDSNDAGAALKAFGYYENMVGGTLRVDGQPPKGLYRGKLQGHALISDFRVVNAPVLARLLSAMSLPGILQLLGSDGIDFTKLEGNFLWEQRYGGSLMTILDGRTAGSAMGLTFQGTLDEAKQTMDIKGTIVPVSMVNDLISSIPLIGDVITGGGGAVFAATYTIRGPTSNPTTTVNPLAVLAPGFLRKLFFE from the coding sequence GTGAACCAGCGCACTTTGGGTATTCTACGGAAAATCGGGCTCGCCACTGTTGAGGTGGTGATGGTTCTTGCTGTCCTGTTGGTTTTGGCTGCCGTCGCGCTGATGCTGCGCCTGCAGGCCGGGTCGCTGGATATCGCCTTCGCCAAATCCTTCCTGCAAACCGAGCTGAGCGATATTGACCCCAGCATCGCGGTTGAGATGGATCACGTCCTGCTGGAATGGTCGCAAATTGATTCCCGCCCGCGGATTACGTTGCAGAATGTGCGCCTAGTCAATCGTGCGGATAGCCGGACCATGCTGGGTATGGATTCGCTGGGCCTGTCATTGGCGCGCGGTCGGTTGTTGCTGGGCCAGGTTGTGCCGCGGGCGGTGTTTATTGATCGTCCGTTGTTGACGGTTGTGCGCACGGCGGATCGTAAATTTACGCTCGGGCTGGATGATGGCGCGATGCCCGATACGGATATGCCCGAAGCGCAGAGTGAATTTTTGTTCAATTTGCTGGATACGCTGTCGCAGGATGTTGATGACATGCCCGTCGACTGGCCGATGAAATCGCTGCGCATGGTGCGTGTCACCGGCGCGCGCATGATGGTCGAAGATTACGCGGTCCAGCAATCATGGTTGATCCCGCGTCTGGATGTCATGTTCCGCAAGGGGCGTGACGGGTTGCTGGCCACATCCACGTTGTGGATTGAACAAGATCGTGGCGATGCCAATATCATGCTGGATGCGGCGTACGACCGTGACAGCAAGACCCTGATGGCGCGGTTGAACGTGCAGAGTATTTCAACCCCCTTCCTGGCGACGAAATTCCCCGAACTGGCGTGGTTGCAGGGACAGGATATTCCGTTGCAGGGAACGGTCGAGCTGGCCATGGATAGCGGCCTGTCTTTGCACACCGCAAATTTCAATTTGCAGGTTATGGCGGGGCAGGTGAGCCTGCCGGATTTGTATGATGCGCCGCTGGCGTTTGAAAATATGAATGTCAAAGCCTCGTTCAACCGCACGGACCGAATCTTCCATATCGAAGATGTGTCGGTACAGGTTGGTGGTCTGGCTGTATCGGCGCAGGCCGATGTATCGGGCAACCCGGATGTCGGTTTTACCGCGCCGATCACATTGCGCATTCCCGACCTGCCGCAGGCCAGCGTGGCCCCGCTCTGGCCGAAAGTTTTGGCCGAAAAATCCATTACGCCGTGGGTGTTGGATCATTTATCCGGCGGGCGCGTTCATGATGCCGAAATCAAGGTGTCATTGAAGGCGCAAAAATCGGTGGCACCGGAAACGGGCGAAGATGTTGCTGGTGAAATGGATGTGACGGTTGACGCGCTGACCGCCGATTTCGGTATCGAAAACATGGATATCGATTACCGTGCGCCGTTGATGAAGGTGAAGGCCGCCAACGGGTCGGGGCATTTTGACATTAAAACCGATACGCTGTCGTTCAAGGTGGACAAGGCCGCTTTGGGTGATATGGCCGTGTCCGAAGGCACGGTGGTCATCGATACCGTGACGGGGGATGGGGTTGGAACGGCGGATATTGACCTGCGCCTGACGGGGCCGCTGAAAACTGTGTTTGAATATATTCGCGCCGAACCGATCGAAGCGGGGCGTGATTTCCCCGTGCCGTTGGAAAAGGTGGCGGGTGATGCCGATTTGAAAATCGGGGTTGATTTGCCGACGGCCGAACATGTGAAGGAAGAAGACGTCAAGGTCACCGTGGATGGCACGTTGAACAATGTCGTCATGCCGGGCCTGGTCAGCGGGCTGGATGTGGCGGGCACCGGGCTGGTCATGAAAATGGCGGGCAACGAAGTGTCGGTTGAGGGGCAGGGAAAAATCTCCGGGCGCGATATGAAATTCCGCTGGGCCCAGTTTCTCAGCACGGCGGGTCAGCCTTATAATTATCAAGTTGTGGCCGAAACTGTGATTGATCCGGAATTGCGGGCCCATTTCGGGGCCGATCTGGCCGATTGGGTCGCGGGGTCCGCGCCGGCCAAGATCACCTATACCGAGAAGCAGGATGGCAGCGTGGCCATCGACCTGAATATTGACGCCACGCCCGCAACATTGATGGTGAAGCCGTTCAAGTATGAGAAGAAGCCAGCCGTTCCGGCGACCGCATCGGCGCGGGTCAATCTGGGGCCGGGCGGTGTGTTGCGCGATATTCAAAATCTGTCCATCACCACACCGGATGCCAAGGTTGACAATGCGATCCTGAATTTCCGTCAGGCGAAGGAAGGCCCGCAAATATCCAGCGGTAAATTCCCCAATGCCCGTTTGGGGGCTACGCGCGGGACGCTGGAATTTACGCAGGGCGCCGATGATATTCTGCGCCTGAATGTAACGGGGCAATCGTTTGATGCGCGCCCGTTCCTGGATAATGACGGCAAGGCCGGACAACAGCCAGCGCAAGATGGCCCGGCGATCGTGGCCTTGGTTCAGGTTCCGGTCATGCTGACCAACAAGGATCAGTCGATCAAAAACGCCAAGGTCGATCTGGAAATGGATCGCCGCAGCGAAGTGACGAAGCTGGATGTCGATGCTGCGGTGGGCAAGGGGACGCTGACCTTCCGTTATAAGCCGGACAGCACGGGCCGTATGGTGTTGACGATCGACAGCAATGATGCGGGCGCGGCGCTGAAGGCGTTTGGATATTATGAGAACATGGTCGGTGGCACCTTGCGTGTCGATGGCCAGCCGCCCAAAGGTTTGTATCGCGGGAAATTACAGGGCCATGCCCTGATTTCCGATTTCCGCGTGGTCAATGCTCCGGTGCTGGCCCGTTTGCTCAGCGCGATGAGCCTGCCGGGGATTTTGCAATTGTTGGGCAGTGACGGGATCGATTTTACCAAGCTGGAAGGTAATTTTCTCTGGGAACAACGCTATGGCGGGTCGCTGATGACCATTCTGGATGGTCGCACGGCGGGTTCCGCCATGGGGTTGACGTTCCAGGGCACGTTGGATGAAGCCAAGCAAACCATGGATATCAAGGGTACGATTGTCCCGGTGTCGATGGTGAATGATTTGATTTCCAGCATCCCCTTGATCGGCGATGTCATTACCGGCGGCGGCGGGGCGGTGTTTGCGGCCACCTATACTATTCGTGGCCCGACCAGCAACCCGACAACCACCGTGAACCCGCTGGCCGTTCTGGCGCCGGGATTTTTACGGAAGCTGTTCTTTGAATAA
- the bcp gene encoding thioredoxin-dependent thiol peroxidase, giving the protein MPALKEGSKAPSFKMKTQNGDTVTLKDYAGAPLVLYFYPKDDTPGCTTQACSFRDNLPKFKKSKAAILGVSRDPVDRHVKFSNKYDLNFPLAADEDGTATEKYGVWVEKSLYGKKYMGIERTTFLIDADGKIAKIWRKVKVPGHAEDVLDAVKAL; this is encoded by the coding sequence ATGCCCGCATTGAAAGAAGGGTCCAAGGCCCCCAGCTTTAAAATGAAGACCCAGAATGGCGACACCGTCACCCTGAAGGATTATGCGGGGGCACCCTTGGTTCTCTATTTTTATCCCAAGGACGATACGCCCGGATGCACCACACAGGCCTGTAGCTTCCGCGACAATTTGCCAAAATTCAAAAAATCGAAAGCCGCCATTTTGGGCGTCTCCCGCGATCCCGTGGACAGGCATGTGAAGTTTTCCAACAAATATGATTTGAATTTTCCGCTGGCCGCCGATGAGGATGGGACTGCCACTGAGAAATACGGCGTGTGGGTGGAAAAAAGTCTGTACGGCAAAAAATATATGGGCATCGAACGCACGACGTTTCTGATCGACGCGGATGGAAAGATTGCAAAGATCTGGCGCAAAGTAAAAGTCCCCGGCCATGCCGAGGACGTTTTAGATGCCGTCAAAGCCCTGTAA
- a CDS encoding DUF2335 domain-containing protein, giving the protein MTGYPNYVFNSPQDRPVLRRVFSYHADVYDLDAYESVSSGLGQRVWDMIEKEQAHQAKMEQLRAKLNTPKFWPF; this is encoded by the coding sequence GTGACCGGTTATCCGAACTACGTTTTCAACTCTCCGCAGGACCGTCCGGTTCTGCGGAGAGTTTTTTCTTATCATGCCGATGTGTATGATCTGGATGCGTATGAATCTGTGTCGTCCGGCCTTGGTCAACGCGTTTGGGATATGATTGAAAAAGAACAGGCGCATCAGGCGAAGATGGAACAGCTTCGCGCAAAATTGAACACCCCCAAATTCTGGCCGTTCTGA
- a CDS encoding alpha/beta hydrolase — protein sequence MPEIIFNGPAGRLEGRYVHAKTPNAPLALVLHPHPEHGGTMNNKITYHMFQTFVERGFSTLRFNFRGVGRSQGIYDRGEGELSDAASALDWMQELNPNAPYVWVGGFSFGAWIGMQLLMRRPEIRGWISVSPPANMYDFTFLAPCPTSGLIIQGNKDNIVPEPHAEKLVQKLRAQKGIEVDYRVVDGANHFYNDRIDQMVGHMHDYLNRADAGRKVVVPPKLISAA from the coding sequence ATGCCAGAGATTATTTTCAACGGGCCGGCCGGCCGTCTGGAAGGCCGTTACGTCCATGCGAAAACGCCGAACGCGCCGTTGGCCCTCGTCCTGCATCCGCACCCGGAGCATGGCGGGACGATGAATAACAAAATCACGTACCACATGTTCCAGACATTCGTGGAGCGCGGATTCTCGACTCTGCGATTCAACTTCCGCGGCGTCGGCCGCAGCCAGGGTATCTATGACCGTGGCGAGGGCGAATTGTCCGATGCCGCATCGGCGCTGGACTGGATGCAGGAATTGAACCCGAACGCACCGTATGTGTGGGTTGGTGGTTTTTCCTTTGGTGCGTGGATTGGCATGCAATTGCTGATGCGCCGCCCGGAAATCCGTGGCTGGATCAGCGTATCGCCCCCGGCCAACATGTATGACTTCACCTTCCTGGCCCCGTGCCCGACCTCGGGCCTGATTATTCAGGGCAACAAAGACAACATCGTTCCCGAACCGCATGCCGAGAAGCTGGTGCAGAAACTGCGCGCGCAAAAAGGTATTGAAGTTGATTACCGCGTTGTTGATGGTGCGAACCATTTCTACAACGACCGTATCGATCAAATGGTTGGCCACATGCATGATTACCTGAACCGCGCCGATGCGGGCCGCAAGGTTGTCGTGCCGCCGAAGCTGATCAGCGCGGCTTAA
- a CDS encoding cysteine desulfurase family protein → MTDNLKNEPVYLDYNATAPARPAVMAAITTALTQTGNASSIHGFGRKARKMIEDARTQIATLCACDRNYVTFTSGGTESNNIAIKSFANARILISAIEHPSVLEAAPSAERIPVTSAGVVDLGALEQMLTNGAPVALVAVMLVNNETGVIQPVGDIVRLIRRVSPQTRVHCDAVQAAGKIAIDLSALQVDSLSLSAHKIGGTHGVGALIIAPGADIKALIHGGGQEKRMRAGTENVAGIAAFGIAADEAIKDLDKIKTLADLRDRIERELSAIEPRLKIFGSQAPRVGTTTQIGLPGIPAETQLMALDLAGIAVSSGSACSSGTVKTSHVLRAMGASDNDAMGALRISMGWATTQADVDRFIAAWTTMHARLKDKIKS, encoded by the coding sequence ATGACCGACAATTTGAAGAACGAACCCGTTTATCTGGATTACAACGCCACGGCGCCTGCGCGCCCGGCGGTGATGGCGGCCATCACAACGGCCCTGACGCAGACGGGCAACGCCTCCTCTATCCACGGTTTTGGGCGTAAAGCACGCAAAATGATTGAAGATGCGCGCACGCAAATTGCCACCCTGTGCGCGTGTGATCGCAACTACGTCACCTTCACCAGCGGCGGCACGGAATCCAACAACATCGCGATCAAAAGCTTCGCCAATGCGCGCATTTTGATCAGCGCGATTGAACACCCCTCCGTGCTGGAGGCCGCACCCAGCGCAGAGCGTATTCCCGTCACATCCGCTGGGGTTGTTGATCTTGGCGCACTGGAACAGATGCTGACAAACGGCGCGCCCGTTGCGCTGGTGGCGGTCATGCTGGTCAACAATGAAACGGGTGTCATTCAACCCGTGGGGGATATCGTCCGACTGATCCGCCGCGTATCACCGCAAACGCGCGTGCATTGCGACGCCGTTCAGGCCGCCGGAAAAATCGCGATTGATCTCTCCGCCCTGCAAGTCGACAGCCTGTCCCTGTCCGCGCACAAGATCGGCGGCACGCACGGCGTTGGCGCATTGATTATCGCGCCCGGCGCGGATATCAAGGCCCTGATCCATGGCGGCGGACAGGAAAAGCGCATGCGCGCAGGCACCGAAAATGTTGCTGGAATCGCCGCTTTTGGCATTGCCGCGGACGAAGCGATCAAGGACCTGGATAAAATAAAAACCCTGGCCGATTTGCGCGACCGCATTGAACGCGAACTCTCCGCCATCGAACCGCGCTTGAAAATTTTCGGAAGCCAGGCCCCACGCGTGGGCACCACCACGCAAATCGGCCTGCCGGGTATTCCGGCGGAAACACAATTGATGGCGCTCGACCTGGCCGGCATTGCGGTTTCATCCGGGTCCGCCTGCTCCAGCGGCACGGTGAAAACCAGCCACGTCTTGCGCGCCATGGGCGCCAGTGACAATGACGCCATGGGGGCCTTGCGCATTTCCATGGGATGGGCCACAACACAAGCCGACGTCGACCGCTTCATCGCCGCATGGACCACCATGCATGCCCGATTAAAAGACAAGATTAAAAGCTAG
- a CDS encoding 2Fe-2S iron-sulfur cluster-binding protein, producing MPTMTFIMKDGTPKMVDAPNGLSVMEIAQKHDIEQIEGACGGSLACATCHVYVHPDWWDKVLPDTGDVSMEEEDMLDLAFDLQKTSRLSCQIMMRDELDGLIVALPGSNPAWS from the coding sequence ATGCCAACCATGACCTTCATCATGAAAGATGGAACCCCCAAAATGGTGGACGCGCCCAACGGCCTGTCCGTGATGGAGATTGCACAGAAACACGACATCGAACAAATTGAAGGCGCGTGCGGCGGATCATTGGCCTGCGCCACCTGCCACGTCTATGTCCACCCCGATTGGTGGGACAAGGTCCTGCCCGATACCGGGGATGTCAGCATGGAGGAGGAAGACATGCTCGACCTCGCCTTTGACCTGCAAAAAACCTCCCGCCTGTCCTGCCAGATCATGATGCGGGACGAGCTGGACGGGCTGATTGTCGCCCTGCCGGGTTCGAACCCGGCGTGGTCATAG
- a CDS encoding FAD/NAD(P)-binding protein gives MLNLPPAPDPAYVKPMTHGADQNQSSPTIAILGGGQCGTIALHDILFHFEKFKSEDPATPAPKIIWVDAKGLFGRCAAFDPDQPDCLLTSGPAYALKPSLCAPDAFTQFYAAHHPLADMDQCVPRRIYGAFMHDLTLDALNTAKAHGITVETVAARIDSVTRDDHGTLTLHTADGQTIQAHHLIASPGPSRNTAMDHLHGAPGFIANPSDIASVRASGLDFNDPKSTILCFGPGNSFFDGINVLEKELGYRGKYILINASGRTPWSVGPDLDEHDGLPYHFTHFTTQSMPARVSFATLKAALDRDLEDLKDPEKNPRGFGPEYPIYYIAAYAMQYFKSWADHHKPDALTKGQAELAFQQLQDDAMMQLKCISAPDDIALYQDLRAQGRLFESHGRIVMDQVAPAARGFSVPVRSNLDQALYNVRVAGFMNCKPYHSNWDTPVKDEPGNLLRQMERDELIRRAPAGGHGHGERYDTAHARDNGISVVGSSMSPIWGVHLSAAQINVAARNALNGAIRASQRDQDPQGPSSGPLSDFGAGFGSMAY, from the coding sequence ATGTTAAATTTGCCTCCAGCCCCCGATCCGGCGTATGTTAAGCCGATGACACACGGGGCCGATCAGAACCAGTCTTCCCCAACCATCGCCATTCTGGGCGGCGGACAATGTGGCACAATCGCATTGCACGATATCCTGTTTCATTTTGAGAAATTCAAATCCGAAGATCCCGCCACACCCGCACCCAAAATCATCTGGGTCGATGCAAAGGGATTGTTTGGCCGGTGCGCCGCCTTTGACCCGGATCAACCGGACTGCCTGCTGACCAGCGGGCCGGCTTATGCGCTGAAGCCCAGCCTGTGCGCACCCGACGCCTTCACGCAATTTTATGCGGCCCATCACCCCCTTGCCGATATGGATCAATGCGTGCCCCGCCGCATCTATGGCGCGTTTATGCACGACCTGACCCTTGATGCGCTGAACACCGCCAAGGCCCACGGCATCACGGTTGAAACCGTAGCGGCCCGCATCGATTCCGTTACACGGGATGACCATGGCACGCTCACCCTGCACACGGCGGACGGGCAAACGATACAGGCCCATCATCTGATCGCCAGCCCCGGCCCATCGCGCAACACCGCCATGGATCATCTGCACGGCGCCCCCGGTTTTATTGCCAACCCATCCGATATTGCGTCCGTGCGCGCATCGGGTTTGGATTTCAACGATCCAAAATCAACCATCCTGTGCTTTGGCCCCGGCAATTCGTTTTTTGACGGCATCAATGTGCTGGAAAAAGAATTGGGCTATCGCGGGAAATATATTCTGATCAACGCGTCGGGCCGCACGCCATGGTCGGTGGGACCGGATTTGGATGAGCATGATGGCCTGCCCTATCACTTCACCCATTTCACGACACAATCAATGCCGGCCCGTGTCAGCTTTGCCACGCTCAAGGCCGCATTGGACCGTGATCTGGAAGATTTAAAGGACCCGGAAAAGAACCCGCGCGGGTTCGGTCCGGAATATCCGATTTATTATATTGCGGCCTATGCCATGCAATATTTCAAAAGCTGGGCCGATCATCACAAACCCGATGCCCTGACCAAGGGGCAAGCCGAATTGGCATTCCAGCAATTGCAGGATGACGCGATGATGCAGTTGAAATGCATATCCGCCCCTGATGACATCGCCCTGTACCAGGATTTGCGCGCCCAAGGCCGTTTGTTTGAATCGCATGGCCGCATTGTCATGGATCAGGTTGCGCCAGCCGCACGTGGTTTTTCCGTGCCCGTGCGATCCAATCTGGACCAGGCGTTGTACAATGTTCGGGTCGCTGGCTTTATGAACTGCAAACCATACCATTCAAACTGGGACACGCCTGTGAAGGACGAACCCGGCAATCTGTTACGCCAGATGGAACGGGATGAACTGATTCGCCGGGCCCCTGCCGGGGGCCACGGGCATGGTGAGCGGTATGACACAGCCCACGCCCGCGACAACGGGATCAGCGTGGTCGGCAGCAGCATGAGCCCCATCTGGGGCGTTCACTTGAGCGCCGCGCAAATCAACGTCGCCGCCCGCAACGCCCTGAACGGGGCCATCCGGGCCAGCCAAAGGGACCAAGACCCCCAAGGCCCTTCATCCGGCCCGCTTTCTGATTTTGGAGCCGGATTTGGCAGCATGGCGTATTAA
- the mnmA gene encoding tRNA 2-thiouridine(34) synthase MnmA has translation MSEIKLNSLGINKAPKDTRVVVAMSGGVDSSVVAALLAEEGYDVVGVTLQLYDHGAALKKKGACCAGQDIYDARRVAEMKGFPHYVLDYESNFREQVIDDFADSYLRGETPIPCVRCNQSVKFKDLLAVARDLGADCMATGHYIQRNVNPDTGRAELIRAHDHGKDQSYFLFATTQEQLDFLRFPLGGWTKDVTRQHAQRLGLITADKPDSQDICFVPNGDYAGIVKRMRPQAQQPGDIVHIDGRVVGKHDGIVGYTIGQRKGLGIGGGVSENNDPLYVVRIDPATNRIIVGPKDALARDILNLKDGNWLIDTPPAPGASPTCALDGEGVDHIPVMVKFRSVMAPIPATLHLDHDGHARIQLNDAQYGISPGQAAVCYINDRMIGGGWIESTAHSVIPLAA, from the coding sequence ATGAGCGAAATAAAGCTGAACTCTTTAGGCATCAACAAAGCCCCCAAAGACACCCGCGTGGTTGTGGCCATGTCGGGCGGGGTGGATTCGTCCGTTGTGGCCGCCCTGCTGGCCGAGGAAGGCTATGACGTTGTCGGCGTGACGCTGCAACTCTACGACCATGGTGCGGCGCTGAAGAAAAAAGGCGCGTGCTGTGCGGGGCAGGATATTTACGATGCCCGCCGCGTCGCCGAAATGAAGGGATTCCCCCATTACGTTCTGGATTACGAAAGCAATTTCCGCGAACAGGTGATCGACGATTTCGCCGATTCCTACCTGCGCGGTGAAACGCCTATTCCCTGCGTACGCTGTAACCAAAGTGTGAAGTTCAAGGACCTGCTGGCCGTTGCGCGCGACCTGGGCGCTGATTGCATGGCCACGGGCCATTATATCCAGCGCAACGTCAATCCCGACACGGGCCGCGCCGAATTGATCCGCGCCCATGATCATGGCAAAGATCAGAGCTATTTCCTGTTCGCCACGACGCAGGAACAATTGGACTTCCTGCGCTTCCCGTTGGGGGGATGGACCAAGGACGTCACGCGTCAACATGCGCAGCGTTTGGGCCTGATCACCGCGGACAAACCGGATTCCCAGGATATCTGTTTCGTACCCAACGGCGATTACGCCGGCATCGTCAAACGCATGCGCCCCCAGGCGCAACAGCCCGGCGACATCGTGCATATTGATGGCCGCGTGGTCGGCAAGCATGATGGAATTGTCGGGTACACGATCGGCCAGCGCAAAGGATTGGGTATCGGCGGTGGGGTCAGTGAAAATAATGATCCGCTTTATGTCGTGCGCATTGACCCGGCCACAAACCGCATCATCGTCGGGCCTAAAGATGCCTTGGCGCGCGACATTCTGAATTTAAAGGATGGCAATTGGTTGATTGACACGCCCCCGGCACCGGGCGCATCACCCACCTGCGCGCTGGATGGCGAAGGGGTGGATCATATCCCGGTCATGGTGAAATTCCGGTCCGTCATGGCCCCAATCCCGGCGACGTTGCATCTGGATCACGATGGCCATGCGCGCATTCAACTGAATGACGCGCAATACGGCATATCCCCGGGGCAGGCCGCCGTCTGCTACATCAATGACCGCATGATCGGTGGCGGATGGATTGAATCCACCGCCCACAGCGTCATTCCACTGGCCGCGTAA
- a CDS encoding type 1 glutamine amidotransferase domain-containing protein, with amino-acid sequence MTTKDKVLFILTSHSRLGDTGRVTGFFFEEMAVPYYALERAGYDVDIVSIRGGAAPVDPASLKDTGENDPAVDRFLNDTKAMRKLATTKSIDRVDVDAYVGAFVPGGHGAAWDMPGNDVLGSILSTIWARGGVIGAVCHGVNALIGVVDERGVPLVQGRMVNGFTNSEERAVGLDLAVPFLLESRLRQLGARFESGDDFHAFAVHDGRLVTGQNPASSRAVAEEMITALNARKKQQAA; translated from the coding sequence ATGACAACCAAAGATAAAGTGCTTTTTATTCTCACCTCGCATTCCAGGCTGGGTGATACCGGGCGTGTGACCGGGTTTTTTTTCGAAGAAATGGCGGTGCCGTATTATGCCTTGGAACGCGCGGGGTATGATGTCGATATCGTGTCGATCCGCGGTGGTGCGGCCCCGGTGGACCCCGCCAGTTTAAAAGACACGGGTGAGAATGATCCGGCGGTGGATCGGTTTTTGAATGACACAAAAGCCATGCGAAAATTGGCGACCACCAAATCCATCGACCGGGTGGATGTTGATGCCTATGTCGGGGCGTTTGTTCCCGGCGGGCATGGGGCGGCGTGGGATATGCCCGGCAATGACGTGCTGGGGTCCATTCTGTCCACCATCTGGGCGCGCGGCGGGGTCATCGGCGCGGTGTGCCATGGCGTCAATGCGTTGATCGGTGTTGTTGATGAACGTGGCGTGCCGTTGGTTCAGGGGCGTATGGTGAATGGCTTCACCAACAGTGAAGAACGGGCGGTTGGGCTGGACCTGGCGGTGCCGTTCCTGCTGGAATCGCGCCTGCGTCAATTGGGGGCCCGGTTTGAAAGCGGTGATGATTTCCATGCCTTTGCCGTGCATGACGGGCGGCTGGTCACCGGGCAAAACCCGGCATCATCCCGCGCGGTGGCTGAAGAGATGATCACGGCGCTGAATGCTAGAAAAAAACAACAGGCGGCGTAA